A single genomic interval of Candidatus Sulfotelmatobacter sp. harbors:
- a CDS encoding FlgD immunoglobulin-like domain containing protein codes for GEVPAVSFLSQNAPNPAGAGTTIRFGLARSGAIALDIFDAQGRRVRRLASGSFAAGLHQASWDGRNDAGSRVGAGIYFYRLSTPEKNFEKRLALLP; via the coding sequence TGGGCGAGGTTCCGGCGGTCAGCTTCCTGTCGCAGAACGCGCCCAATCCCGCCGGCGCCGGGACCACCATTCGCTTCGGACTCGCGCGCTCGGGCGCGATCGCGCTCGACATATTCGACGCCCAGGGGCGGCGCGTGCGGCGCCTCGCGTCGGGGAGCTTCGCCGCCGGCCTCCACCAGGCGAGCTGGGATGGGCGGAACGACGCCGGCTCGCGAGTGGGCGCCGGCATCTACTTCTATCGCTTGAGCACGCCCGAGAAGAACTTCGAGAAGCGGCTGGCCCTGTTGCCGTAG